The following coding sequences lie in one Peribacillus frigoritolerans genomic window:
- a CDS encoding GerAB/ArcD/ProY family transporter, with translation MDQKVIQALHIYVLIIMNTGFMVHVLLLPNILTASQRDAWISVIISVVPCFVWTLFIFYIYKKLDKEDIISFLKKWSTPFVTYIFTIAFGLYFIINAFITVKFTVIWAKANYTHDIPNIVVVSLFTFICIFASYKGIRTISTLALLFLPVVTFFGIFVGLGNTSNKNYELLFPIFESGYSNTLNGILYTSAGYLEIIVFLFLTPYLKNKLKAKWLLLVGIILIMLTLGPLMGAIAEFGSVEAVKMRNPAYEQWKLLRFGYYITRLDFLSIFQWLSGAMIRISLCLFIGYKLISNSKHQKWILLSLYLLIVIGTLIHWDATSFFNLIYKYFFPISSLFLLSAAIILLILIFIKGKGKGETL, from the coding sequence TTGGATCAAAAGGTCATTCAGGCTTTACACATCTATGTTTTGATCATTATGAATACAGGATTCATGGTACATGTCCTGCTCCTTCCCAATATATTGACCGCATCTCAACGCGACGCATGGATAAGTGTCATAATAAGTGTTGTTCCATGTTTTGTTTGGACACTATTTATTTTTTATATTTATAAAAAACTAGATAAAGAAGATATAATCTCTTTTCTGAAAAAATGGTCTACACCTTTTGTTACATATATCTTCACTATAGCATTTGGGTTGTACTTTATAATTAACGCCTTCATTACCGTCAAATTTACAGTGATTTGGGCAAAAGCTAATTATACTCATGACATACCAAACATCGTAGTTGTCAGCCTATTCACCTTTATATGTATTTTTGCAAGTTATAAAGGAATACGCACCATAAGTACTTTGGCTCTCCTATTTCTTCCGGTCGTCACTTTTTTCGGGATATTTGTGGGGCTGGGGAATACGAGTAATAAGAATTACGAATTATTGTTCCCGATATTTGAAAGCGGATATAGCAATACTTTAAATGGAATTCTGTATACGAGTGCAGGATATTTAGAAATCATCGTTTTTTTATTTTTAACTCCTTACCTGAAAAATAAGCTAAAAGCCAAGTGGCTTTTACTGGTTGGTATTATCTTAATCATGCTGACGTTAGGACCCCTCATGGGAGCGATTGCAGAATTTGGTTCTGTGGAAGCAGTGAAAATGAGGAATCCAGCTTACGAACAGTGGAAGTTGCTAAGGTTTGGCTATTATATTACTCGACTTGATTTCCTTTCCATTTTCCAATGGCTTTCAGGTGCCATGATTCGAATAAGTTTATGTTTATTTATAGGCTATAAATTAATCTCAAATTCAAAACATCAGAAGTGGATACTGCTTTCGCTATATTTGTTAATTGTTATTGGCACGCTAATCCATTGGGATGCTACTTCATTTTTTAATCTTATCTACAAGTATTTCTTTCCAATCAGCAGTCTGTTTCTTTTAAGTGCTGCAATTATACTGTTAATTCTTATTTTTATAAAGGGAAAAGGAAAAGGTGAAACATTATGA